In Malus sylvestris chromosome 15, drMalSylv7.2, whole genome shotgun sequence, a single genomic region encodes these proteins:
- the LOC126602682 gene encoding uncharacterized protein LOC126602682: YNLHPVISLLSQLLRNQKQWGGSGRPWTPSSPCSLPSPHSRSVYIYTCLIVTSALIIWKGLICMTGSESPVVVVPSESMEPGFARGDILFLRMSEDPIRAGEIVVFNVDGRDIPIVHRVIKVHEQKDTGEVYVLTKGDNNDDDDRSLYARGQRWLHRRHIMGRAVGYSSFMFSNSYSLIN; encoded by the exons TACAACTTACACCCCGTAATCTCTCTGCTTTCACAGTTGCTCCGAAACCAGAAGCAATGGGGTGGTTCGGGGAGACCCTGGACTCCATCAAGTCCATGCTCTCTCCCAAGCCCTCATTCTCGGtccgtatatatatacacat GCTTGATTGTGACGTCGGCATTGATTATTTGGAAAGGGTTGATATGTATGACTGGGAGTGAATCGCCTGTGGTGGTTGTACCATCTGAAAGCATGGAGCCTGGCTTTGCAAGG GGTGACATTTTGTTCTTGCGTATGAGCGAGGATCCCATTCGTGCAGGAGAAATCGTGGTGTTTAATGTGGAT GGACGTGATATTCCAATTGTTCATCGAGTAATTAAG GTTCATGAGCAGAAAGATACTGGAGAAGTCTATGTCCTCACAAAAG GAGACAATAACGATGACGATGACAGAAGCCTGTATGCTCGGGGCCAGCGGTGGTTGCACAGACGCCATATAATGGGAAGAGCTGTTGGGTATTcttcttttatgttttcaaatTCTTATTCTTTAATAAATTAA
- the LOC126604420 gene encoding chaperone protein dnaJ 49-like, with translation MDGNKDDALKCFRIGKDALEAGDRSRAVKFLTKARRLDPALPIDDLLSSIDGNSNPQSGSDADGSANGPSGLGSAKPFDQPSLRQRATATGSSSSKPSAGASYSEEQIAMVRQLKKKKDYYEILGVERSCTVEDVRKAYRKLSLKVHPDKNKAPGAEEAFKSVSKAFQCLSNQESRKKYDVMGSDEPVYERRATNHGAHGFNGFNGFYDADVDAEEIFRNFFFGGGMAPATQFRGFSFGHNGMGQRGGDHGSGGSHIRTLIQLLPVLLILLLNFMPSSEPIYALSRSYPYEYRITTEKGVNFYVKSTKFEQEFPPGTSERVNLEHQVEREYFNILSQNCRLEMQRRQWGFIRETPHCDMLQQFETAA, from the coding sequence ATGGACGGAAACAAGGACGACGCGTTGAAATGCTTCAGGATTGGGAAAGATGCGTTGGAAGCTGGGGATCGAAGCCGTGCCGTAAAATTCCTCACGAAAGCTCGCCGTCTCGATCCGGCGCTGCCCATCGACGATCTCTTATCGTCGATTGACGGCAATTCCAATCCTCAATCGGGTTCGGATGCTGATGGGTCCGCCAATGGGCCATCTGGGTTGGGTTCAGCTAAGCCGTTCGACCAACCATCGCTTCGCCAGAGGGCTACGGCAACTGGGTCGTCGTCATCGAAACCGTCGGCTGGTGCGTCGTACTCGGAGGAGCAGATTGCGATGGTGAGAcaactgaagaagaagaaggattaCTATGAGATTTTGGGGGTGGAAAGGAGTTGCACTGTTGAAGATGTTCGAAAGGCTTATCGAAAACTGTCATTGAAGGTTCATCCCGATAAGAACAAGGCGCCGGGAGCTGAGGAAGCGTTTAAGTCCGTTTCGAAGGCGTTTCAGTGTCTGAGCAATCAAGAGAGCAGGAAAAAATATGATGTTATGGGCTCGGATGAGCCGGTGTATGAGAGACGTGCTACCAACCATGGAGCACATGGATTTAATGGATTTAATGGCTTCTATGATGCGGATGTCGATGCTGAGGAGATCTTTAGAAACTTTTTCTTTGGAGGAGGAATGGCTCCGGCAACCCAGTTCCGGGGATTCAGTTTTGGGCACAATGGAATGGGGCAGAGGGGCGGTGATCATGGCTCTGGTGGGTCCCATATTCGGACTCTAATTCAGTTGCTGCCTGTGTTACTGATtctgcttctcaacttcatgcCGTCTTCTGAGCCTATATATGCCCTTTCGAGGTCCTATCCCTACGAATACCGCATTACTACGGAGAAGGGTGTGAATTTTTATGTCAAGTCGACCAAGTTTGAGCAAGAGTTCCCACCAGGTACCTCGGAGCGTGTCAATCTAGAACACCAGGTTGAGAGAGAATACTTCAACATTCTTTCCCAGAATTGTCGGCTTGAGATGCAGCGCCGCCAGTGGGGATTCATTCGCGAAACACCACATTGTGACATGCTGCAGCAGTTTGAGACTGCAGCTTAA